A genomic window from Streptomyces sp. MST-110588 includes:
- a CDS encoding thioesterase family protein, translating to MRHLYSCPLRWSDMDAFGHVNNAVFIRYLEEARIDFMWRLAPGDGSPSFSGGSVVARHEIDYVRPLVHRHEPVTIELWVTKIGAASMTIAYEIRDADTLYVRASTVVVPYDLAEGRPRRISAEERSFLKEYMDDARPDAAQPQEGAVAA from the coding sequence GTGCGACACCTCTACTCCTGCCCGCTGCGCTGGTCGGACATGGACGCGTTCGGGCACGTCAACAACGCGGTCTTCATCCGCTACCTCGAAGAGGCACGGATCGACTTCATGTGGCGGCTGGCGCCGGGCGACGGCAGCCCGTCCTTCTCCGGCGGGTCCGTCGTGGCCCGCCACGAGATCGACTACGTGCGGCCCCTGGTCCACCGGCACGAGCCGGTGACCATCGAGTTGTGGGTGACGAAGATCGGCGCCGCGTCGATGACGATCGCGTACGAGATCCGGGACGCGGACACCCTCTACGTCCGGGCCTCGACCGTCGTCGTGCCCTACGACCTCGCCGAGGGACGGCCGCGCCGCATCAGCGCGGAGGAGAGGTCTTTCCTCAAGGAGTACATGGACGACGCGCGGCCGGACGCTGCCCAGCCCCAGGAGGGGGCCGTCGCCGCATGA